The following are from one region of the Ignavibacteriota bacterium genome:
- a CDS encoding 23S rRNA (cytosine(1962)-C(5))-methyltransferase RlmI (SAM-dependent;catalyzes the methylation of cytosine at position 1962 of the 23S rRNA) yields MVSSVFLKKSADSFIKRKHPWIFSGAIEKVEGNPANGETIQIFSSNKTLVGVGSYSPSSQIRVRVWSFNPEEKIDKDFFRKKFLAASQFRKRIVDTSQTNAYRIINSENDGLPGLIVDRYADYLICQFLSSGSDFHKKIITETLDEVFNPIGIYERSDVEIRIKEGLEPTKGTLSGKEPDDLIQILENGLKFSVDVKNGHKTGFYLDQRDNRKLVSEFSRGKNVLNCFSYTGGFSVYALSSGAKNLTQIEASESALDLSTKNIELNNPDDSKIENISGDVFEVLRKFRDERRTFDLIILDPPKFAESESQIQKASRGYKDINLLAIKLLNPGGILFTFSCSGHISQELFQKIVADAALDSGREVKIIKQLTQAADHPVALNFPEGLYLKGLICCAN; encoded by the coding sequence ATTGTGTCATCAGTTTTCCTAAAAAAATCAGCCGACTCTTTTATCAAACGAAAACATCCGTGGATTTTTTCGGGTGCGATTGAAAAAGTAGAAGGCAATCCTGCCAATGGGGAAACGATTCAAATTTTTTCTTCAAACAAAACACTGGTCGGTGTTGGGAGTTATTCGCCATCTTCACAAATCCGGGTAAGAGTTTGGTCATTTAATCCGGAAGAAAAAATCGATAAAGATTTTTTCAGAAAAAAATTTTTAGCCGCATCGCAATTCAGAAAACGAATTGTTGACACCTCACAAACAAATGCTTACAGAATAATAAATTCAGAGAATGATGGATTACCGGGTTTGATAGTTGACAGGTATGCAGATTATTTGATTTGCCAGTTTCTTTCTTCCGGGAGTGACTTTCATAAAAAAATAATTACCGAAACACTTGATGAAGTTTTTAACCCAATCGGAATATATGAAAGATCAGATGTTGAAATAAGAATTAAAGAAGGTCTCGAACCAACCAAAGGAACATTATCAGGAAAGGAACCAGACGATTTAATTCAGATTTTAGAAAACGGTTTGAAGTTTTCTGTTGATGTGAAGAACGGACATAAAACCGGATTTTATCTTGATCAAAGAGATAACAGAAAACTTGTTTCAGAATTTTCAAGAGGGAAAAACGTTTTAAATTGTTTTTCTTATACTGGTGGATTTTCAGTTTATGCCCTTTCGTCTGGGGCAAAAAATCTAACACAAATAGAGGCTTCAGAATCTGCTTTGGATTTATCAACAAAAAACATCGAATTAAATAATCCCGATGATTCAAAGATTGAAAATATTAGTGGTGATGTTTTTGAAGTCTTAAGAAAATTTCGTGATGAAAGAAGAACTTTTGATTTGATTATTCTTGACCCGCCAAAGTTTGCTGAGTCAGAATCACAAATTCAGAAAGCAAGCAGAGGATATAAAGATATTAATTTGCTTGCAATAAAACTTCTTAATCCGGGAGGAATACTTTTTACATTTTCCTGCTCAGGGCACATCTCGCAGGAACTATTTCAAAAAATTGTTGCCGATGCAGCACTCGATTCTGGAAGAGAAGTGAAAATTATTAAACAGTTAACTCAAGCTGCTGATCATCCGGTTGCTCTGAATTTTCCTGAAGGATTATATCTTAAAGGATTGATTTGTTGTGCTAATTGA
- a CDS encoding T9SS type A sorting domain-containing protein — translation MMGQTIYEVTPGTKGNEITLTVANTSETNPAENIKVMPPQPLQTRGFQEERITFHQSEQTIERIEPTEEAEVTFTFDISRNVSITKKDTIDFMITDANGLMMTKTFIFSYVGPKEFKLEQNYPNPFNPSTVISYQLPVVSNITLKVYDILGSEVITLVNEQQEPGYYEVQFNAANIASGMYVYRLQAGDFISVKKMLLIK, via the coding sequence ATGATGGGACAAACAATCTACGAAGTAACACCCGGTACAAAAGGCAACGAAATAACATTGACAGTTGCAAATACTTCAGAAACAAATCCTGCAGAAAATATCAAAGTAATGCCTCCCCAACCCCTCCAAACGAGGGGCTTTCAGGAAGAGCGAATTACATTTCACCAATCAGAGCAAACAATTGAGAGGATAGAACCAACAGAAGAAGCGGAAGTAACATTCACATTTGATATAAGCAGAAATGTTTCAATTACAAAAAAAGATACAATTGATTTTATGATAACAGATGCAAACGGACTGATGATGACAAAGACATTTATCTTCAGTTATGTCGGGCCGAAAGAATTCAAGCTTGAGCAGAATTATCCGAATCCATTTAATCCAAGTACAGTAATCAGTTATCAGTTACCGGTGGTCAGTAACATAACATTGAAAGTCTATGATATACTTGGTAGTGAAGTCATTACATTAGTTAATGAACAGCAAGAACCAGGCTATTATGAGGTTCAATTCAATGCAGCTAATATTGCAAGCGGAATGTATGTTTATCGGTTACAAGCCGGAGATTTTATTTCAGTGAAAAAAATGTTGTTGATTAAATGA